One Anatilimnocola floriformis genomic window, GCACCGGCCATCAGCTTGTCGCGGCTCAGCAAGTTGTACTTTGGAATCTCGGCTTCGCTCACGCTGCTTTGCGAGCAGTAATTGCAATCTTCCGGGCACAGGCCGCTCTTGGCGTTCATCAAGAAGTAAAGCTGCACCGAGTTGCCCCAGTGACGGCGGCGAACTTGATAAGCGGCCGACAGGATGTCGAGCAGTTGCTCATCGGGAGCCTGCAAAATGCCGAGGGCGTCTTCCTCGGTCAGTTTGTAGCCGGCGAGGACCTGGCGGCCGAGCTCGGTCCAATCGGTAGTGAGTTCAACGGCGGTGGAAGAGGGTTGAATCATGGTCGTCTAGGCAGCGGGCAATAACTCGATCAAGATGGACGCTCGCCTTTCGTTACGATTTCGGTACGAAAGGCGACTGCAAATTTTAACCGCAAGCGGGGCAGCGTGTTAGGCCAGCACTGGGTCAGGTACGGCGTGATGGGACAAGTCTCGCGCTTCGGCGCGAGCGATGGGCATTCCTATGCTCGTGGCACGCGCGTCGTCTGCCGGACCGAACGCGGTCTGGAGGTGGGCGAAGTCCTGTCCCCCCTCAACGAAGCCGGCGAAAACCGCTACGTCGGCGCGACTCCCGGCTCGATCATTCGCCGCGTTACGGTCGAGGACGACCTGCTCCTCGCCCGCCTGGAAAAGAACCGCCAGCAAGCGTTTGCTGATTGCGAACGCTTGCTCGCCGAACATGACATTCCCGCAACGTTGGCCGAGGTCGAAC contains:
- a CDS encoding PSP1 domain-containing protein, translated to MGQVSRFGASDGHSYARGTRVVCRTERGLEVGEVLSPLNEAGENRYVGATPGSIIRRVTVEDDLLLARLEKNRQQAFADCERLLAEHDIPATLAEVELLFDGQSLLFYFLGETTPEIDALTAQLAETYAAGVQFHKFVDLLTTGCGPGCGTPEAEGGACGTGPGGGCAGCAVAAACSPRVHAH